In the genome of Ficedula albicollis isolate OC2 chromosome 4A, FicAlb1.5, whole genome shotgun sequence, the window GTAAAATCGAGCTGCTTGACCTCTGCTCCAAAAATGAGCTTTctgtaaatctgttttctgaggAAGACGTGGACAATTACATGTTCGACGATGACGACTCCACCTTGGGAAGTGATGTCTGCTCCCTAAAGATCAGATACGAATCTTTCCAGGACAACGTGCGGGAGAAAACCACCACCCTACAAGAGGACGCCCAGTTCAACTTCTTCCCCAGCGTGTTCAGCAACTGCACCaaaagggacagcaggagcaccCTGAAAAGGGGGCCCAGCGGTGCCACCGACCCCTCTCAGTTCAAATCCGAGGAAGGCATCAtctggggggaggaggaggaggacggCGAGGAAGAGGAcggcgaggaggaggagaaagctgCCTTAAATAAATCCTGCAACAGCACAGAGATGGTGCAGTACGTGAGCTCCAAGAGGAGCCACTTCTTGGACTCGGTGAATTCCACGGAGGACTCCGGGGAGTTCAGCGACGACAGCACTTGCACGGAGTCCTCCTACGACGTGCTGCGGGATATCAAGGACTGCAGCCGGTACCTGGCCCGGGACCACTCCGGCTCCTTCATCCAGCAGAACTACGGGCTGCGGGCCAAGAGGAAAGTGCGATACAGCGACGACTACCTGTACGATGTGGACTCCATCGAGAACGAGAAGATCCTGGACAAGAAGGAGTGGCTCCCGGACGGGCCCAAGGAGGAGGACGACGACGAGTGGTGCCCCAAGAAACGGCGAAAAGTCTCTCGCAAGGAGCCCCCCGTGATCATCAAGTACATCATCATTAACAGGTTTAAAGGGGAGAAGCATATGCTGGTGAAGCTGAGCAAAGTGGATGCCAACGAGACAACTGTTACTCTGAAcgaggagctgctcagcaaaTACAAGAAGCTGGCCCCACTGAAGGGCTtctggcaggagaggcagcagagccggCTGGATTTGCTCAGATCGTCTCTCTACCACAAGCAGAATTTCTATCTTAACGGCTCAGATGCTTCGTTCCTCCCTCACCCACGGAAGCGAAAATGCAAGCTAGCAAACAGGCACCGGATTCAAAGAATTAAAGCCATCGAGCAATCAGTGAACAAGCTGGGCTCTTGCTCCTCTGATCACAAGCAGCCTTGCAGCAGTAAGGAGGACGTGGGCCTGAAAGGGCTGCCGGCGTTAGCCATCGCCACCCCCAGCTGTGCCAACGGATTGCACGTCCACGACATCGCGGGCATCGCCGTGAAGTGCAAACCGCAGGAGCGGGAGCACAAGGGGACGGAGCGGAAAGTGCTCCGCAGAATCAAGTTCAAAAGTGAGGCCAGGTTGAAGTGCAAGAAGATCAAAGCTGCCACCAGTACGGCAGAGGACTCCCCAGCACTGGAAAACCAGGACTCTGCAGCGCGTCTGAAGGACGAAAACAGTCCCTGTGCTTCAGACAGCTCCCATCTCCCAGAGTGCCACGAGGATAAGGTTGCTAAAAATTCTCCTTTCCTACCATCCACCTCCTCTTCAGACAAGCCTCTGCCATCTGCTAATATCACCACCAATGTACCCCTGATCCCCGGAGGGTATCTGCAGACGTTGTTAGATGCTTCGGATCTGTCGAGCAACACCGGGATCCCGTACTTCGCCCAGCACCCCtcggagcagcagcagcagcagcagcagcagcagcagcacccttCTCTCCCCAGCATCGTCCCGCCCGAAAAGCCCTTCCCGTCCCTGCAGCCGGCGCAGAGCTGCGTGCTCTCCCCGCCCTCCGAGTCGGAGCTGCAGCAGTCGCCCGGCCACTTGGACATGGAGCAGGGCGGCTTCGGCAGCATGTGGCCGGCCAGCAAGGGCGGCGAGCGCCAGGACTTCCCCGGGGACGGGCCGGAGGCGGCCGCGATGCCCAGCGAGTTCGGCCCGGGCACGGACGGCCTCCCCGCCTCTGGATACGCTCAAGTCAATCTGAATAGCGGCAAATTGCTAtaccaaaaaaattacatgccGGATAGCCAACAAGTGCAGTCTGATGATTCTTATCAGTCATGTCATTTCAATAATGGAGAGGGGCGCTTTCATTTCCAACGAGGTACACTCAGTACGGATGATGGCAGGCTCATTAGTTTTGATTCAGTGGGTTCATTGTCAGTTAGTTCTAGCAATTACAGTTCTTTAAGTTTAAAGTCATGTGAAAAGGACGGCGAGGATGATATTAATGACGATTTCTTGGCCCACTGCAGTCCCAAGCTAGTGATCCAGCAGAGCATAGATGAAATCACCCCTTTGAAGGAGTCCACGGACCTTTTAGACATTTCCAACTTCACGCCTGATAGGTTCCGCCAGTCGTCGCTTTCGGAGATGTCCCCTCCAGACACTCCCAACCTGTCCCCGCAGATAGCTGGCTCCGATGCCAAGCCTCTGGGCACCCTGAAGGGCTTTCAGGAGAGCCCCCAGGCCTCCCTCAACAGCTCCGAGAAGGTCAAGTGGAACTGTGGGGTCCTGCAGACCGAGGATCAGGCAGATAATGGGTTTGCTTTAAATAATCACCAGTTCCAGTTCCATATGTTCAACGATGAAGATTCTGTCAGCCTTCTCGAAAAGAGTCCATGCTTGTCAACATTTAATGAGCCATCTGGTCAAATTAGCACCAATAGCAAAGTGTCAAAATCGAAGAGGAAAAGTTCATCCAGCAAGAATGTGGGTACAAACCAAAGCTCTTCCCAGAAAGCCACCCggaaaaaatcacccaaaaccaacaaaggAACCGATAAGCCGCAAGGGAAGAACTCCAGGCAGGCACCCAAATCCaccaggaaagggaaaaacgCAGCGGGGGTCAACGGCGAGAAGGCTCCGGCCGTGGGCGGCAGGGCGGTCACTCAGCTGGGCACGGTGGCCGCGGCCACCAAGGGCGTGGCCGAGGGCGCTCAGCACTGCGGGCCGGCAGGGATGAAGCTGGGCAAGCACAACGGGCTCTCTGGAGAGTGGGCACTGGGAAAAGAGGGGGGCACGGGCTGGTCAGAAACCAGCCTGGGCAACGCCAGCAGCCTGCTGGACGACGACCAGAGGGAGTTCGAGGAACCCTCCAACATCCTGTCCAACATCGCCTCGGGAATGGCCGACGTGCAGCGGTTTATGATGGCCTCCATCGAGCCCTTGTGGGGCCCCGTCGGCCACAACAGCGTCCCTGACATATTCCGGTCACCGGAGTCCAACAGCCTGAAACTGAAAACTCTTAAAATTTTGGCAGGGACGTCCCAGGAGTCGAAGAAGAAGGCGAATGGGGGCTCGCCGGGGGCGGCGAAGAACCACAAGTCGAACAACAAGGGCTCGAGCAAAAACAGCAAAGCCGTGAGCTGCGAGCCCGGACGCCCCAACTGCTCCACCGGCTTCACCACGGACATTCACGCTCCCTTTTTTGATAAAAACTATAGTAACCTGAGCACTTTAGGCAATAATGGACCTACCCATAAAAAACTCTACCGTCACAAATCCAGTTCGAAATCGCTGAGGGATGAGAACTGTAAAATCAAGCGGACGGACCGCGAACAGCCCCACAAGGACCCACCCGTGACAGCTGCTTTTGAGAAACTGAGGTAATGCTGCACCAAACTGGCTGGAATGCCCCTAACCTCCCTCCCACCTGCTAGGCCCGCTGTTCCTCAGTTTTTCCTTCCCGAAAGCAAAagtttgcatgaaaaaaaaaagaaaagaaaaaagggggggggataaaaaaaaaaaaaaaaaaaaaaaaaaaaaaaaaaaagacattccCCTTTTAcagttttggttggttttggttttggggttggtttctttttttttttgtttgtttggttggttggttgggggggggggggggggggggggggggggggggggggggggggggggggggggggggggggggggggggggggggggggggggggggggggggggggggggggggggggggggggggggggggggggggggggggggggggggggggggggggggggggggggggggggggggggggggggggggggggggggggggggggggggggggggggggggggggggggggggggggggggggggggggggggggggggggggggggggggggggggggggggggggggggggggggggggggggggggggggggggggggggggggggggggggggggggggggggggggggggggggggggggggggggggggggggggggggggggggggggggggggggggggggggggggggggggggggggggggggggggggggggggggggggggggggggggggggggggggggggggggggggggggggggggggggggggggggggggggggggggggggggggggggggggggggggggggggggggggggggggggggggggggggggggggggggggggggggggggggggggggggggggggggggggggggggggggggggggggggggggggggggggggggggggggggggggggggggggggggggggggaagatcTCAAAACTTAAAGGCTCTTTACTTTGCAAATGAGAACTCGTTCCTAATTGAGCTTCACGTGGCAATTTTTGAGTGCTTTCTGGCCCCCTCTGCTGTTGTGTCTCCTAACCTGCATCATCTAAAGCTGCATCTTCTCTACCCGCCCGCCTTTAGCGCGTTCGCTCCGTCCGTGGTGACTCCAGACGAGCTAACTAAGATGGCAtcaaatgtttgatttttttcctgcagggaatCAGACTCCATTCTTCTTAAAgcagaaacagcatttttgggttttcctgTATTTGAAGAAGAGACTCCCTTTTCTAGAAAGACGGTTGATGTTTGGTTCTTTTcttaccaattttttttttttctccggttgttttttctttttttttcccccccatcgGTTCCTTTTTGAAATCTGCCTTGTGGTCTGTTGAAATGTAAGTGCTGAAATGAAGAGTTTGAAATTGTGggaattttattatttgaaagCAAACCTAATCTGGTATTCTCTGTGAAAGACTGTTTTAAAAGTCATACTGTTGTACAGTAGTTTATGCACTATTacccacaacaacaaaaaattgtgCCAAACTATGAACAAGTGACTGtattgtatatatttttacttctctATCAACATTGGGTTGTGAGTGTTTTCTGCAGCTATGCCTTTTGGTTTTACTAGAAACATTCCAGTTGTTAAGTACTAACCACCCCCCTTCGAAAGCACCTGTAACTCACGATGAAAAATGATATTGTTCACTGATACAACTTACCAAAAGTTTTATGGACATGACTAAAAGTGTGCCAAATTTACTTACCTCATTTCATGGATTCACCCTGTGGTTTAAAGCtcataaagggaaaaaaaaaatcaccaacaaaaaaaaaaggaaaaaaaaaaagagaaaaaggaaaaataaaagggggttaaaaaacaaaaagaaaaaaaaaggaactttgaAACCGATGCTGGGAAATGGTAACGTCCTCTCTTTGAAACCACGAGCAGAAAAACTTAATGGTGAAATGTTGAGTTTCATTATAGGAGAGAGTTGCAATGGTGGAGGAGTTCAGAAAACCACTGACGGTAAGTTTGCCAGGAACTCAAGTGTCTGCATCTAGAGACTACagaacagctgcttttcaagTGTCTGTTTTCTTAAAGCAAAACCTGTAGCTGAAGACcatttgaaatgcaaagttACATTGCTAATTCTTTGTATCtcagttttatatattttataagaaCCTGGGATAAATTCTGAAATAGGTCTAAAAACAGAACTAATACATTTCATACATTGAGTGCTATTCACTTTTCCTTTGAATAGTTTCTTCAACATTTTCGATGCAGAGCCTGTCAGAAGCGCTCTCCCATCATAGCTTTGGTGTTTCCTCCATGTCTAACCTTGCAATGCCAATATAGTTTGAACTTTCAAAAGCAGAgtcattcatttaaaatacaactCTGAACCTTTTCTTTGATTCAGTCCATGAAACAAATACAACCAACGGAGCTATTTGTGATCTCACCGATCAGGGCCGGATCATGACTGGACTTTTTATTCAGACAGCGTTAAGTATTGAATGctaactgtatttttaaaaggcctTATTTGTAACCCTCCTCACCACGCCCTCGCCCTCCACGAGAATTACAAACCCAACAAAGATCTATTTTCCTTGTGCAACTGACAGCCTGTGCGTTTTGCTGCTGATTTCTCGTGACAAACCTTGATATGCAAGAGCCCTGGGAGCGAttgggagcagagggatggactCCTTCTGCACTAGCAGGcggtgaggaagaggagcctGGCTAGCAGGGGACAGATCACATTGCTGATATGGCCACAGGCGTAGACGTGGTGTCACACAGAGGGCAGGACTGGGCTCAGGTTTCCTCTCCAAGTCAGTTTTTTTCCACCCACGCACcaggcaaagcagcagaattgGTTTAAGTTaattcagcagaaaagcagagtgaTCACTTAAAGTCAAAGTGGAGATGCAGAGTGTTTAGTTTAGAATCATGTTTTCAGCTCTTACAGATCTCAGCTCTGTGATCCCAGACAGAACAGCTCAGTAGTTGCAGTGTGTTTTATTTAACAGCTGAAAGGacaaactctgaaaaaaaaaaaaaaaaaaagagtaattcaGACAGAACAGCTCAGTAGTTGCAGTGTGTTTTATTTAACAGCTGAAAGGacaaactctgaaaaaaaaaaaaaaagagtaattatAAAAAACATCCTCTAAGttcattttttcacagaataaatGCTGGCATTGCCCAGAGCGAGTTGCTCTGGAGGAGAGTGGTCCCTGGTGCCCCTGGCAGCgtcccaccccagctctggctccaggaGGGAGATCCAGGAGA includes:
- the KIAA2022 gene encoding protein KIAA2022 homolog — its product is MDDQQEQDCASEDQETILINGVKENEPPAPDAEERPSSAAEAPRDGPAGQRGPAGRRPCLLSPPSPLRLTDVPEHSDDPSAHAISLTSCVTKGMSSWSLPGDGDKAPFAMMEAGGMSALTGDCLMQPSRTCLGCFIESKDGIDAEPGISLKVGDINRDYDTCSVSDIGIHCMSTGETMRYGDQLLSDQLLSFPVHKSRAADKRDAEKSDSDSEDPTQKNYYEGLLLDKCNGEEPLLTNPNQEWGYFESFISESKIELLDLCSKNELSVNLFSEEDVDNYMFDDDDSTLGSDVCSLKIRYESFQDNVREKTTTLQEDAQFNFFPSVFSNCTKRDSRSTLKRGPSGATDPSQFKSEEGIIWGEEEEDGEEEDGEEEEKAALNKSCNSTEMVQYVSSKRSHFLDSVNSTEDSGEFSDDSTCTESSYDVLRDIKDCSRYLARDHSGSFIQQNYGLRAKRKVRYSDDYLYDVDSIENEKILDKKEWLPDGPKEEDDDEWCPKKRRKVSRKEPPVIIKYIIINRFKGEKHMLVKLSKVDANETTVTLNEELLSKYKKLAPLKGFWQERQQSRLDLLRSSLYHKQNFYLNGSDASFLPHPRKRKCKLANRHRIQRIKAIEQSVNKLGSCSSDHKQPCSSKEDVGLKGLPALAIATPSCANGLHVHDIAGIAVKCKPQEREHKGTERKVLRRIKFKSEARLKCKKIKAATSTAEDSPALENQDSAARLKDENSPCASDSSHLPECHEDKVAKNSPFLPSTSSSDKPLPSANITTNVPLIPGGYLQTLLDASDLSSNTGIPYFAQHPSEQQQQQQQQQQHPSLPSIVPPEKPFPSLQPAQSCVLSPPSESELQQSPGHLDMEQGGFGSMWPASKGGERQDFPGDGPEAAAMPSEFGPGTDGLPASGYAQVNLNSGKLLYQKNYMPDSQQVQSDDSYQSCHFNNGEGRFHFQRGTLSTDDGRLISFDSVGSLSVSSSNYSSLSLKSCEKDGEDDINDDFLAHCSPKLVIQQSIDEITPLKESTDLLDISNFTPDRFRQSSLSEMSPPDTPNLSPQIAGSDAKPLGTLKGFQESPQASLNSSEKVKWNCGVLQTEDQADNGFALNNHQFQFHMFNDEDSVSLLEKSPCLSTFNEPSGQISTNSKVSKSKRKSSSSKNVGTNQSSSQKATRKKSPKTNKGTDKPQGKNSRQAPKSTRKGKNAAGVNGEKAPAVGGRAVTQLGTVAAATKGVAEGAQHCGPAGMKLGKHNGLSGEWALGKEGGTGWSETSLGNASSLLDDDQREFEEPSNILSNIASGMADVQRFMMASIEPLWGPVGHNSVPDIFRSPESNSLKLKTLKILAGTSQESKKKANGGSPGAAKNHKSNNKGSSKNSKAVSCEPGRPNCSTGFTTDIHAPFFDKNYSNLSTLGNNGPTHKKLYRHKSSSKSLRDENCKIKRTDREQPHKDPPVTAAFEKLRESDSILLKAETAFLGFPVFEEETPFSRKTVDVWFFSYQFFFFLRLFFLFFSPPSVPF